The following proteins are co-located in the Purpureocillium takamizusanense chromosome 10, complete sequence genome:
- a CDS encoding uncharacterized protein (COG:S~EggNog:ENOG503NY3Q), translated as MASARDPDAAPATEPESSLATGERDVSPTVESPEENTFENAMDGELKRPATPAKGSEKPLPQEPMASPRLRKKVPWKGKNIMIALPRDDQRGRPGNTPMPLRADDIERMFDSWKELGYSVDGFDLVAEGSQPQETADSQSRLGWPDPDELTQERSMRTYQVTLPDLNAWANYVNELQEAKLRALGVSSGDDEAQAPSTSPPTTDPSRQPSAQYPPLPFSPPLPTSSASSNQAIAGYPFPGQFIPPVQSPGLPTGASPVPFAAVPGKFNPRQSISLPAGSSPFQLSAQSPQGWQSQSGILQGLNRHDSPSLAHLSGMLSPQSPFGLDALQQTMNPSFNVHNRHQSLQYFPQQMGARASPRLQEVREEEDELANKSPSKTPEPPQQQQQNPESLQAEIDDAEYHLEEQLRNQLEHEDYNPQNQAERPVAAAHVETTHSRDGSNNVQVAERFAQEPGKPLVLHHPRPHSRGHSLSQNFFREHEETQDGTQAGRNQLNALNDIPEQQKVDETYEIETNPSNLGTPVQDFDFAAALGHHQKALSNSSNPWQDHVSTTSTRRSSHGSRPSLSGLNVQAPEFKFNPANTFTPGLFNFSGNNFQPAVFQAGNVMGSPANSVSQHGGSGRFHATAPSFSPGQTDFSFSTSGPKFRPDAPAFTPLQSLSGSVTSPIGSGSESGKRKSIFGNINIQTSDIIKPPKKSKAVPIVRPSSRSSAKSAKISVRDDDIREGDDTHFANDMPRVKRAMSEAPDGNDVPLFADRPNDDGHDGHSGAEEVSALEEGDDVLPVDTSVSSMATDHMDTQATTAAASETSPAALNGHWTPFEFDSKFEAQNFSEAQAFGDTGLGLAEHKKSMSATAEPFVPSAAWPSDEQDQDKTIQPEAPAAKDREPSPPPARRTITPKGLGASRFASPPPKPQGLAGSRFAREPLPEEPQKPLSDEEIIESVEEQDDTAPLGRLIDIGDDREPTFEEIDAVMQHLETDPSMGVNKNKEVVPQWQRSATAETEIDARMHELQLPVDGFNGDGASTTPRQYHATPEAPPMLSTELEDPFVDPPVSPRSPDLDNEFDEPQIESELASDWEGAFTEDEHDKLANRTQFFDGRVNELVGNLLASRLEPLERSLSSIQKALVPRSRRAPSSRRDMRSMSIEFQESDADDEDDGLPVPRLSASPRRDRRMEFIKAAVIEALSTQDRQQPIAQEEIPAEESTLRKALDEMKEQIAASLQTRSEEQERANKHGDEIRQLLTARPDEQLLNKVEDLQSRLAEAEERLQAQHAHAEKQVTERRAAEDAAAELHRKLQSAETRVEVEIINRSVFDQRVADLEDRLRQQEDKTEDEVKIRRSAEDRLSEVQRLLRISSEEENRLRDVVEERDQKIKALEASGGKTAMRMTLLEAAQTNSSQSQTEMTNKVNALEADLRNVRQDNNHWRAEAERADEAARRKSGELAYVMEENKHMQKTLSTLATQLEENERLRETWRTKFLSLQDDMGKAARDIAEENARRIKRDQTMIARQEVLDARLQAEAKTRERLEIEMERLQMNERAGMRAVSENKRLEGLLAELRTENHKLQQAASRYQREFEEARESGASEVKRTRMALQTEIDAANNHVNVVREELEEQNSKLRSELDNVKLEADTAKAQNEMLLEEAQTTKATELEQLKRKLENEAEDMQARYERQVSNVTEDAQRTEQQLLERLSLSSSKIEHLQDRIVHLEDKLEIAKEAAAAAAQAAKSAGVEPGPAAAVIASQPKAVDRTLEPPEKISPQALRESIMVLQEQLQAREQRIEELEQIVAKSDPDAASKISKRDDEISWLRELLSVRHGDLQDIITALSGDSYNREAIKDAAIRLKANLQMEEQERERAMNGGSAITLPNIAHTIQAATPRVAQAVGPIAAAWGSWRKSSQPSFRSISAALNSPAGSNATPSKSRGVMGPQNSLLGGLLTPPASGLRQTPPVDNRPQPTAFASTGRRYTSQSSAPLRPRGESTASRRSDVLPSVQSTPPRQLERRDHPQTPPMMRESGYDSDAQPGDFDDHDFFEED; from the coding sequence ATGGCCTCAGCTCGTGACCCGGATGCTGCGCCGGCTACCGAGCCCGAGTCATCGTTGGCTaccggcgagcgcgacgtTTCTCCGACTGTCGAGTCACCCGAAGAAAACACGTTTGAGAACGCAATGGATGGAGAACTTAAGCGACCTGCAACGCCTGCCAAAGGCTCAGAGAAACCATTGCCTCAGGAGCCAATGGCTAGTCCCCGTCTCCGGAAGAAGGTGCCATGGAAAGGAAAGAACATCATGATCGCCCTGCCACGCGATGATCAACGCGGACGACCCGGAAACACCCCGATGCCTCTCCGCGCTGACGACATTGAGCGAATGTTTGACTCTTGGAAGGAGCTGGGGTACTCTGTCGACGGGTTCGACCTCGTGGCGGAAGGCTCTCAGCCGCAAGAAACCGCAGATTCGCAAAGTCGACTGGGCTGGCCGGATCCTGACGAGCTGACCCAAGAGCGGTCTATGAGGACGTACCAAGTGACTTTGCCAGATCTGAATGCTTGGGCCAATTACGTCAATGAGCTCCAGGAGGCCAAGCTCCGTGCACTGGGCGTCTCCTCCGGAGACGATGAAGCCCAGGCACCATCCACATCTCCGCCGACCACGGATCCTTCGCGACAGCCGTCTGCGCAGTATCCGCCACTGCCCTTCTCCCCTCCgctgccgacgtcgtcggcttccAGCAATCAGGCCATTGCTGGTTACCCTTTCCCGGGCCAGTTTATCCCGCCTGTTCAGAGCCCCGGGCTTCCGACGGGAGCATCACCTGTCCCCTTTGCGGCGGTGCCTGGGAAATTTAACCCTCGCCAATCCATCTcactgccggccggcagctcACCGTTCCAGTTGTCTGCTCAGTCTCCCCAGGGATGGCAGAGCCAAAGTGGCATCCTCCAAGGCCTCAATCGTCACGACTCGCCTTCGCTGGCTCATCTTAGCGGCATGCTCTCGCCGCAGTCTCCATTCGGGCTTGACGCTCTGCAGCAGACCATGAACCCGTCTTTCAACGTGCACAACCGACATCAGTCACTGCAGTACTTCCCCCAACAGATGGGCgccagggcctcgccgcgcttgCAGGAAGTgcgtgaggaggaggatgagctTGCTAACAAGAGCCCGTCGAAGACGCCAGAGCCcccacagcagcaacagcagaaCCCGGAGAGCCTGCAAGCCGagatcgacgacgccgaatACCATCTCGAGGAGCAGCTTCGAAACCAGCTTGAGCACGAGGACTACAACCCACAGAACCAAGCCGAGAGACCCGTTGCCGCAGCCCATGTTGAAACGACACACTCTCGCGATGGGTCTAACAATGTCCAGGTTGCGGAGCGCTTTGCACAGGAGCCTGGCAAACCGTTGGTATTGCATCATCCCCGTCCTCACAGCCGAGGCCACTCGCTGTCGCAAAACTTCTTCCGCGAGCATGAAGAGACTCAAGACGGCACACAGGCTGGCCGCAACCAGCTGAATGCCCTGAATGATATTCCGGAGCAGCAAAAGGTTGACGAGACTTACGAGATCGAGACCAATCCTAGCAACCTTGGCACTCCCGTTCAGGACTTTGActttgccgctgcccttGGACACCACCAGAAGGCTCTATCGAACTCCAGCAACCCGTGGCAAGACCAtgtctcgacgacgagcaccagACGGTCCAGTCATGGCAGCAGGCCGTCATTGTCTGGGCTTAATGTGCAGGCACCGGAGTTCAAGTTCAACCCCGCCAATACCTTCACACCCGGCTTGTTCAACTTCTCGGGCAACAATTTCCAGCCGGCCGTGTTCCAAGCCGGCAACGTCATGGGCTCTCCGGCTAACTCCGTCTCGCAGCATGGCGGCTCAGGCAGGTTTCACGCAACGGCCCCGTCATTTTCTCCTGGACAGACAGACTTCAGTTTTTCGACATCCGGGCCCAAGTTCCGACCTGACGCGCCAGCATTCACGCCGTTGCAATCCCTCTCTGGCTCGGTCACCAGCCCGATTGGGTCTGGTAGCGAAAGTGGGAAGAGAAAGTCCATCTTTGGAAACATTAACATCCAGACGAGCGACATCATCAAGCCGCCAAAGAAGTCCAAGGCTGTTCCCATCGTCAGGCCGTCTAGCAGATCGTCTGCCAAATCGGCCAAGATTTCCGTGCGAGACGATGACATTCGCGAAGGCGACGATACTCATTTCGCGAATGACATGCCGCGCGTCAAGCGAGCCATGAGCGAGGCGCCAGACGGCAATGACGTGCCTCTATTCGCCGATCGGCCAAATGatgacggccatgatgggcacagcggcgcggaggaggtCTCTGCCCttgaggagggcgacgacgtgctgccCGTGGACACGTCAGTTTCATCGATGGCGACGGATCATATGGATACACAGGCTacgaccgcggcggcatctgaGACCTCCCCCGCAGCTTTGAACGGGCATTGGACTCCGTTTGAATTCGACTCCAAATTCGAAGCTCAAAACTTTAGCGAGGCGCAGGCCTTCGGAGACACCGGTCTGGGCCTGGCAGAGCACAAGAAGTCCATGTCTGCCACGGCGGAGCCGTTCGTGCCTAGTGCGGCGTGGCCATCTGATGAGCAAGATCAGGACAAGACTATTCAACCCGAGGCTCCAGCGGCCAAAGATCGCGAGCCCTCACCTCCGCCTGCAAGGCGGACAATTACTCCAAAGGGATTGGGCGCCTCCCGCTTcgcttcaccaccaccaaagcCGCAAGGCCTGGCGGGCTCGCGCTTTGCGAGGGAGCCATTGCCAGAAGAACCCCAGAAGCCCTTGTCAGACGAGGAGATCATCGAGTCTGTGGAAGAGCAAGACGATACAGCTCCTCTTGGACGACTCATTGACATTGGAGACGATCGTGAGCCAACATTTGAGGAAATTGACGCGGTCATGCAGCATCTCGAGACTGACCCATCGATGGGAGTCAACAAAAACAAGGAGGTCGTTCCGCAATGGCAACGATCGGCTACAGCTGAGACCGAGATTGATGCTCGAATGCATGAGCTGCAGCTACCAGTAGACGGCTTTaacggcgatggcgcgagCACCACGCCTCGTCAATATCATGCGACGCCTGAGGCTCCTCCGATGCTTAGCACGGAATTGGAGGACCCCTTCGTCGACCCGCCCGTCAGTCCTCGCTCTCCGGATCTCGACAATGAGTTTGACGAGCCCCAGATCGAGAGCGAGCTTGCCAGTGACTGGGAAGGTGCCTTCACTGAAGATGAGCATGACAAGCTCGCCAACCGGACCCAATTCTTTGACGGACGTGTCAACGAGCTGGTGGGCAACCTGCTGGCATCCAGACTGGAGCCCCTGGAGAGATCTCTGTCCTCTATCCAGAAGGCCCTGGTACCCCGATCGCGCCGTGCCCCTTCCTCTCGTCGCGACATGCGTAGCATGTCTATCGAATTCCAGGAGAGCGAtgctgatgacgaggatgacggctTGCCTGTGCCCCGCCTGTCTgccagcccgcgccgagaCCGTAGGATGGAGTTCATTAAGGCTGCTGTTATTGAAGCGTTGAGTACGCAAGACCGTCAGCAGCCTATTGCTCAAGAAGAGATCCCTGCGGAAGAGTCCACGCTAcgcaaggcgctcgacgaaATGAAGGAGCAGATCGCCGCCAGCTTACAGACTCGATCTGAGGAGCAGGAGCGGGCTAACAAACACGGCGATGAAATCCGACAGCTTCTCACAGCTAGACCTGACGAACAGCTGCTGAAcaaggtcgaggacctcCAGTCCaggctcgccgaggcggaagAGCGCCTCCAGGCCCAGCATGCCCACGCCGAAAAGCAAGTCACAGAGCGCAGGGCTGCtgaggacgccgccgcggagctgcATCGCAAGCTGCAGAGCGCTGAGACTCGGGTGGAAGTTGAAATTATCAACCGAAGCGTGTTCGACCAGCGCGTTGCGGACCTCGAGGATCGTCTGAGGCAGCAGGAGGACAAGACGGAGGATGAGGTCAAGATTCGACGCAGTGCCGAGGATAGGCTCTCCGAGGTACAGCGTCTGCTAAGAATCTCATCTGAAGAGGAGAATCGCCTTAGAGATGTCGTTGAGGAGCGCGACCAGAAGATCAAGGCTCTGGAGGCCAGCGGTGGTAAGACCGCCATGCGCATGACTCTGCTGGAGGCTGCACAAACCAATTCCTCACAATCGCAAACGGAGATGACCAACAAGGTCAACGCTCTCGAGGCGGACCTTCGAAACGTACGCCAGGACAATAATCACTGGCGGGCTGAGGCCGAACgagccgacgaagccgctCGACGCAAGTCTGGCGAGCTGGCCTACGTGATGGAGGAGAACAAGCACATGCAGAAGACACTCAGCACTTTGGCCACGCAGCTGGAAGAGAATGAGCGTCTGCGCGAGACGTGGCGCACCAAGTTCCTCTCTCTGCAGGACGACATGGGCAAGGCAGCTCGCGACATTGCCGAGGAGAATGCGCGCCGCATCAAGAGAGATCAGACTATGATCGCCCGTCAGGAAGTGCTTGATGCCAGAttgcaggccgaggccaagacgcgCGAGCGTCTGGAGATCGAGATGGAGCGTCTCCAGATGAACGAGCGGGCGGGAATGCGTGCCGTGAGCGAGAACAagcgcctcgagggcttGTTGGCGGAGCTGCGCACCGAGAACCACAAGTTACAGCAGGCCGCGTCTCGTTACCAGCGGGAGTTTGAGGAGGCCCGCGAGTCTGGCGCCAGCGAAGTCAAGCGTACCCGGATGGCCCTGCAGACGGAGATTGATGCCGCCAACAACCACGTCAACGTTGTCCGCGaagagctcgaggagcagaACTCGAAGCTTCGTAGTGAGCTGGACAATGTTAAGCTGGAGGccgacacggccaaggcccagAATGAGAtgctgctcgaggaggcccagaccaccaaggccaccgagctggagcagctcAAGCGCAAGCTCGAGAACGAAGCCGAGGACATGCAGGCTCGCTACGAGCGACAGGTCAGCAACGTCACCGAGGACGCCCAGCGAACAGAACAACAGCTTCTCGAGCGCCTcagcttgtcgtcgtccaagaTTGAGCACCTGCAGGATCGCATTGTGCacctcgaggacaagctcGAAATCGCCAaagaagccgccgcagctgcagcacagGCTGCCAAGTCTGCTGGTGTAGAGCCCGgacccgctgccgctgtcatTGCCTCTCAGcccaaggccgtcgacagaACACTCGAGCCACCCGAGAAGATATCTCCGCAGGCCCTCCGCGAGTCCATCATGGTTCTTCAGGAGCAACTCCAGGCCCGCGAACAGAGGATCGAGGAACTGGAACAGATCGTGGCCAAGTCCGATCCtgacgccgcctccaagATCTCGAAGCGAGATGATGAGATCAGCTGGCTTCGTGAGCTGCTCAGCGTGAGGCACGGCGATCTCCAGGATATCATCACCGCGCTCTCTGGAGACAGCTACAATCGTGAGGCGATCAAGGATGCCGCTATCCGCCTCAAGGCCAACCTCCAGATGGAGGAACAGGAACGGGAGAGAGCCATGAACGGTGGCTCGGCCATCACCTTGCCCAACATTGCCCACACAATTCAGGCCGCGACGCCACGGGTCGCTCAGGCTGTCGGCCCGATCGCTGCGGCCTGGGGAAGCTGGCGCAAGTCAAGCCAGCCCTCGTTCCGCAGCATCTCTGCCGCGCTCAACTCCCCCGCTGGGAGCAACGCCACGCCTTCTAAGAGCAGAGGCGTCATGGGCCCCCAGAACAGCCTGCTCGGGGGACTtttgacgccgcccgcgtcgggCCTGCGCCAGACGCCGCCTGTGGACAACCGGCCACAACCGACCGCCTTTGCCAGCACTGGGCGTCGTTATACGTCCcagagcagcgcgccgcttcgtcctcgaggtGAATCGACTGCTTCCCGTCGATCGGATGTGCTACCTTCGGTTCAAAGCACCCCCCCGCGCCAGCTCGAGCGGAGAGATCACCCTCAGACGCCGCCTATGATGCGTGAGAGTGGGTATGACTCAGATGCTCAGCCGGGCGACTTTGACGATCATGACTTCTTTGAAGAGGATTAA
- a CDS encoding uncharacterized protein (COG:S~antiSMASH:Cluster_10.3~EggNog:ENOG503P40J), producing the protein MARSPIFNATLQAALLSVVSNVLAQLITANKNKTEMAIDWIPVFQFLLYSVINTPPNFLWQEFLESVFPSHPSQQGAGGAKPNKATQSSKANNDESKKEAQQQQQHDAAAAPLSLRNTLAKFLLDNTLGAAVNTLLFSTFTHALRAAMHPAPRITSLVAAVHHWTRSGAIDFAAVDGQAVWAAARAEFWPIVLAGVRFWPLVSIANFTVVRTVEGRNLVGCLAGVAWGVYMSMFAAQ; encoded by the exons ATGGCACGCAGCCCAATCTTCAATGCGACGCTGCAGGCGGCCCTGCTAAGCGTCGTGTCCAACGTCCTGGCGCAGCTCATCACGGCCAACAAGAACAAG ACTGAGATGGCGATAGACTGGATCCCCGTGTTCCAGTTTCTGCTCTACAGCGTGATCAACACGCCGCCCAACTTTCTCTG GCAGGAATTCCTCGAGTCCGTCTTCCCGTCGCACCCATCCCAACAAGGGGCCGGCGGTGCGAAGCCCAATAAGGCCACGCAGTCGAGCAAAGCCAATAACGATGAGTCCAAGAAggaggcacagcagcagcagcagcacgacgccgccgccgctcccctcTCCCTGCGCAACACCCTCGCCAAGTTCCTCCTCGACAacaccctcggcgccgccgtaaACACCCTCCTCTTCAGCACCTTCACCcacgccctgcgcgccgccatgcacCCCGCCCCGCGCATCaccagcctcgtcgccgccgtccaccacTGGACCCGCTCCGGCGCCATCgacttcgccgccgtcgacgggcaggccgtctgggccgccgcccgcgccgagttCTGGcccatcgtcctcgccggcgtcagGTTCTGGCCCCTCGTCAGCATCGCAAACTTCACCGTCGTCAGgaccgtcgagggccgcaaCCTCGTCGGatgcctcgccggcgtcgcctggGGCGTCTACATGAGCATGTTTGCCGCGCAGTGA
- a CDS encoding uncharacterized protein (COG:S~antiSMASH:Cluster_10.3~EggNog:ENOG503P40J) — MADLLLLQTEMAIDWIPVFQFLLYSVINTPPNFLWQEFLESVFPSHPSQQGAGGAKPNKATQSSKANNDESKKEAQQQQQHDAAAAPLSLRNTLAKFLLDNTLGAAVNTLLFSTFTHALRAAMHPAPRITSLVAAVHHWTRSGAIDFAAVDGQAVWAAARAEFWPIVLAGVRFWPLVSIANFTVVRTVEGRNLVGCLAGVAWGVYMSMFAAQ; from the exons ATGGCTGACTTACTATTGTTGCAGACTGAGATGGCGATAGACTGGATCCCCGTGTTCCAGTTTCTGCTCTACAGCGTGATCAACACGCCGCCCAACTTTCTCTG GCAGGAATTCCTCGAGTCCGTCTTCCCGTCGCACCCATCCCAACAAGGGGCCGGCGGTGCGAAGCCCAATAAGGCCACGCAGTCGAGCAAAGCCAATAACGATGAGTCCAAGAAggaggcacagcagcagcagcagcacgacgccgccgccgctcccctcTCCCTGCGCAACACCCTCGCCAAGTTCCTCCTCGACAacaccctcggcgccgccgtaaACACCCTCCTCTTCAGCACCTTCACCcacgccctgcgcgccgccatgcacCCCGCCCCGCGCATCaccagcctcgtcgccgccgtccaccacTGGACCCGCTCCGGCGCCATCgacttcgccgccgtcgacgggcaggccgtctgggccgccgcccgcgccgagttCTGGcccatcgtcctcgccggcgtcagGTTCTGGCCCCTCGTCAGCATCGCAAACTTCACCGTCGTCAGgaccgtcgagggccgcaaCCTCGTCGGatgcctcgccggcgtcgcctggGGCGTCTACATGAGCATGTTTGCCGCGCAGTGA
- a CDS encoding uncharacterized protein (antiSMASH:Cluster_10.3~EggNog:ENOG503NWSW~COG:U), with protein sequence MLDTFEIITTSGVVLWSRTYAPVKLSVVNDFIADTFIEEKGGASAVQSAQSAATNAPYKKDQHTLKWTMVKELGIIFVAVYRSLFHLSWVDKLVDNIRTIFVSLYGEQLKKPNTTIVECTKFDDYFDQQLQELDTSNAADPAARQVAATAVGDAPAAPGLTYRGRALHSDAPDEPSNDSTPVVTPNTSRPSTPGSSHLVVGKAGPVAKMSRRARKAQNSGSAAASSGDETSTKPKKSGKVRRVWDADGFANEESDDVKLDYSAQLNPLSDNEGETVGRSSAVDAVDASTWGSSSKGKFVLKDLGDEVHDMLASAEAKKAAASAQPEAKGGLLGSGVNAISGLFRNVVGGKTLTKEELDKAMKGMEEHLLRKNVAREAAVRLCEGVQKELVGVKTGSFEGINSKIQTAMESSLTKMLTPTSSLDLLREIDAVTAPPATSLRKARPYVISIVGVNGVGKSTNLSKICFFLLQNKYKVLIAAGDTFRSGAVEQLAVHVRNLKELTAREGGQVELYQKGYGKDAAAVAKDAVAHAAHEGFDVVLIDTAGRRHNDQRLMSSLEKFAKFAQPDKILMVGEALVGTDSVAQARNFNAAFGSVRSLDGFIISKCDTVGDMVGTLVSLVHATNVPVLFVGVGQHYSDLRNFSVRWAVEKLLGSSG encoded by the exons ATGTTGGACACGTTCGAGATCATCACCACCTCTGGCGTGGTCCTCTGGTCCAGGACATATGCACCCGTCAAACTATCCGTCGTCAACGACTTCATCGCCGACACCTTCATCGAGGAGAAGggtggcgccagcgccgtccaGTCCGCGCAGTCCGCAGCTACGAATGCCCCGTACAAAAAGGACCAGCACACGCTCAAGTGGACCATGGTGAAGGAACTGGGCATCATATTTGTC GCCGTCTACCGGTCCCTCTTCCACTTGTCCTGGgtcgacaagctcgtcgacaacATCCGCACAATCTTCGTCTCTCTGtacggcgagcagctcaagaAGCCCAACACGACCATCGTCGAGTGCACAAAATTCGACGACTACTtcgaccagcagctccaggagCTAGACACGTCGAACGCGGCCGATCCCGCGGCGCGCCAAGTGGCAGCCACCGCCGTGGGAGATGCGCCGGCTGCACCAGGTCTTACCTACAGAGGCAGGGCCCTGCATAGCGACGCACCCGATGAGCCGTCAAATGACTCTACTCCGGTAGTCACGCCGAACACATCGCGACCTTCCACCCCGGGCAGTAGCCATCTGGTGGTCGGCAAGGCTGGTCCTGTCGCCAAAATGTCCAGGCGGGCACGGAAAGCCCAAAACAGCGGGTCAGCGGCTGCTTCGTCcggcgacgagacgtcgACAAAGCCAAAGAAGAGCGGCAAGGTGCGCCGGGTCTGGGACGCCGACGGCTTCGCGAAtgaggagagcgacgacgtcaagctGGACTACTCTGCTCAGCTCAATCCGTTGAGCGACAACGAGGGCGAGACTGTCGGCCGGTCAAGTGCCGTGGACGCCGTGGATGCGTCCACATGGGGGTCGTCAAGCAAGGGCAAGTTCGTACTCAAGgatctcggcgacgaggtgcaCGACATGCTCGCgtccgccgaggccaagaaggccgcggcgagcgcgcagccggaggccaagggcggcctcctcggctccggcgtcaacgccatcaGCGGGCTGTTCCGaaacgtcgtcggcggcaaaACCCTAaccaaggaggagctggacaaGGCCATGAAGGGCATGGAGGAGCATCTGCTGCGGAAAAacgtcgcgcgcgaggcggccgtgaggTTATGCGAGGGCGTGCAAaaggagctcgtcggcgtcaagaCGGGCAGCTTCGAGG GTATTAACTCGAAGATACAGACGGCCATGGAGTCGTCCCTCACCAAGATGCTCACGCCCACCTCCTCCCTTGACCTGCTCCGCGAaatcgacgccgtcaccgcgccgccggccacctcCCTCCGCAAGGCCCGCCCCTACGTCAtctccatcgtcggcgtcaacggcgtcggcaagTCGACCAACCTGTCCAAGATCTGCTTCTTCCTCCTGCAGAACAAGTACAAggtcctcatcgccgccggcgacaccttccgctccggcgccgtcgagcagctcgccgtccacgtccgcaacctcaaggagctcaccgcccgcgagggcggccaggTCGAGCTCTACCAAAAGGGCTacggcaaggacgccgccgccgtcgccaaggacgccgtcgcgcacgccgcccacgagggcTTCGACGTTGTCCTCATcgacacggccggccgccggcacaACGACCAGCGCCTCATGTCCTCGCTCGAGAAGTTTGCCAAGTTTGCCCAGCCAGACAAGATCCTCATGGTCGGCGAG gccctcgtcggcaccgACTCGGTCGCCCAGGCGCGCAACTTCAACGCCGCCTTCGGCTCCGTCCGCTCCCTCGACGGCTTCATCATCTCCAAGTGCGACACCGTCGGCGACATGGTCGGCAccctcgtctccctcgtcCACGCCACAAACGTCCCCGTActcttcgtcggcgtcggccagcacTACTCGGACCTGCGCAACTTTTCCGTAAGATGggccgtcgagaagctcctcgGCTCCTCGGGGTGA
- the hrf1 gene encoding Protein transport protein yif1 (EggNog:ENOG503NX76~TransMembrane:5 (i156-178o184-206i218-239o251-269i302-319o)~BUSCO:EOG09264P74~COG:S~antiSMASH:Cluster_10.3): MQRASYGQSPPLHHPVPQHVSTVPQLRSPPPPPGSAQSHQQGYGGTPYQQQGGSAGNVFGAYGQFMNDPTAQVAAQFGQTAFKHGQEYVEQNFGRYVNVSALKHYFNVSNSYVVNKLFLVIFPWRHKPWSRKQAVGANGQEGWYLPPREDINSPDMYIPVMALVTYILLSTLIAGLRGQFQPELLGYTATTGLVVVIVEIVALKLGCYLLSISSQSQLFDLIAYSGYKFVGIIVTIVVAELVNGGKGTGGWVGWAVFFYTFLANSLFLMRSLKYVLLPESAGNTGGPMQTDSRAKRNQRTQFLFFYSYIVQLFFMWILTRA, encoded by the exons ATGCAACGGGCGTCGTACGGGCAGTCGCCCCCGTTGCACCACCCCGTGCCGCAGCACGTTTCCACAGTACCCCAGCtgcggtcgccgccgccgccgcccggctcggCGCAGTCGCATCAGCAGGGCTACGGCGGCACGCCCTACCAACAGCAGGGCGGGTCGGCGGGCAACGTGTTTGGCGCCTACGGGCAGTTCATGAACGACCCGACGGCGCAGGTGGCCGCGCAGTTTGGGCAGACGGCCTTTAAACATGGCCAAGAATACGTCGAGCAGAAT TTTGGCCGCTATGTCAACGTCTCGGCGCTAAAACACTACTTCAACGTCTCTAACTCGTACGTCGTCAACAAGCTCTTCCTGGTCATCTTCCCCTGGCGGCACAAGCCCTGGTCGCGCAagcaggccgtcggcgcgaaTGGCCAGGAGGGCTGGTACCTGCCTCCGCGGGAGGACATCAACAGCCCCGACATGTACATTCCAG TAATGGCCCTCGTCACATATATTCTTCTCTCGACCCTGATCGCGGGTCTGAGGGGCCAGTTCCAGCCGGAGCTGCTGGGGtacacggcgacgacagggcTGGTGGTTGTCATCGTCGAGATAGTGGCGCTGAAGCTCGGGTGCTATCTGTTAAGCATCTCAAGCCAGTCGCAACTCTTTGATCTCATTGCGTACTCGGGTTACAAGTTTGTCGGCATCATTGTCACCATTGTCGTGGCTGAGCTGGTCAACGGTGGCAAGGGCACGGGCGGCTGGGTCGGCTGGGCGGTCTTCTTCTACACGTTCCTGGCCAATTCGCTCTTCCTG ATGCGCTCGCTCAAGTACGTCCTCCTCCCGGAATCAGCGGGCAACACCGGCGGCCCGATGCAGACCGACTCAAGGGCCAAGCGGAACCAGAGGACGCAGTTCCTCTTCTTCTACTCTTACATTGTGCAGCTATTCTTCATGTGGATTCTCACCAGGGCTTGA